In Oscillospiraceae bacterium, the following are encoded in one genomic region:
- a CDS encoding helix-turn-helix transcriptional regulator, with product MNVCDFGTVLKQLRKSHNLTQKELGFQLGLSKAVVSKYENGMGYPTFDVLILIADYFKVTTDYLLGVE from the coding sequence ATGAATGTTTGTGATTTTGGTACAGTATTAAAACAATTACGCAAAAGCCATAACTTAACACAGAAAGAATTAGGCTTCCAATTAGGATTATCAAAAGCTGTTGTTAGTAAATATGAAAATGGTATGGGCTATCCTACATTTGATGTACTAATTTTAATTGCTGATTATTTCAAGGTAACAACTGATTATTTGCTTGGAGTAGAAA